From the Pieris napi chromosome 20, ilPieNapi1.2, whole genome shotgun sequence genome, one window contains:
- the LOC125059617 gene encoding uncharacterized protein LOC125059617 — MFSSKIFKYACAVNNNLVKLKTNLQFGACVGQYQPKRLKTDLYEPDYLISMEPDEPVYDCLNLQIKGYDYTLLEMCQREIHRYAEVMGLQVDECWATPAKQFKIHRYKPGGTVVDSEYNLNIYERNVQVVDVPAWALGTLLRVSRALLPEGCTLNVHEHTIEHEDIRYVPDNELLTLKQQLDDMGGSRPEKKKRR, encoded by the exons ATGTTTTCTTCGAAGATCttcaaatat GCTTGTGCTGTTAATAATAACCTAGTCAAactcaaaacaaatttacaattcgGAGCATGTGTTGGCCAATATCAACCGAAACGGTTAAAGACGGACTTATATGAAcctgattatttaatt AGTATGGAGCCCGATGAACCTGTATATGACTGCcttaatttgcaaataaaGGGTTACGATTACACCTTGCTTGAAATGTGTCAAAGAGAAATTCATAGATATGCAGAAGTAATGGGATTACAAGTAGATGAGTG TTGGGCAACACCAGCTAAACAGTTCAAAATTCATCGTTACAAGCCAGGCGGAACAGTTGTAGACTctgaatacaatttaaatatttatgaaagaaATGTTCAG GTTGTAGATGTTCCTGCCTGGGCCCTCGGTACTCTTTTGCGGGTATCGCGTGCCCTGTTACCTGAAGGATGCACATTAAATGTTCATGAACACACTATAGAACATGAAGATATCCGTTATGTGCCTGACAATGAGCTTTTAACTCTTAAACAACAATTAGACGATATGGGTGGGAGCCGCCCCGAGAAAAAGAAAAGGagataa
- the LOC125059615 gene encoding 28S ribosomal protein S31, mitochondrial-like has translation MMLSKLRFKQREIRILCRLLSGTPPDQTNDGKIPEIKPKSQEKQNESTTKIQELLKKMLAEPKISQEEYEKKFVVAPERKKRDTIEVKKENIEESLTKAATDVAEAIGGDVKQTEAELLSRVLGKINQTSTTLSDLLVGMKVDRSKETEDQGRKETRGQQVRRIASKSAAQSRPRQYEQRPQTGRENRPEQKSLSQPISINVFGGEPLGIFKQGPTNYGTKLEVWDHLNQRELTLATSQPPSNYFEKMLLWTEQGKVWKFPINNEQGMEEEENVHFSEHIFLDSHLEGWCPTRGPIRHFMELVCVGLSKNAFYTVQEKKDHILWYKEYFESKKDLLNEIGVWDIKPTEATV, from the exons ATGATGCTTTCTAA gctAAGATTTAAACAACGTGAAATTCGTATTTTGTGTCGGTTGTTATCTGGAACACCCCCAGACCAGACAAATGACGGAAAAATACCTGaaataaaacctaaaagtCAAGAAAAGCAAAATGAGTCTACCACAAAAATTCAGgaacttttaaagaaaatgttaGCAGAGCCAAAAATTTCTCAGGAAGAGTATGAAAAGAAATTTGTGGTCGCACCTGAACGCAAGAAGCGCGATACAATTGaagttaaaaaagaaaatatag AAGAAAGCTTAACAAAGGCAGCTACTGATGTAGCTGAGGCAATTGGCGGAGATGTTAAACAAACTGAGGCAGAATTATTGTCTCGAGTACTTGGAAAAATTAATCAGACATCAACTACACTTAG TGATTTGCTGGTTGGTATGAAAGTAGACAGGTCTAAGGAAACAGAAGATCAAGGTAGAAAAGAAACAAGAGGTCAGCAAGTAAGGCGCATTGCCAGTAAGAGTGCAGCACAATCAAGGCCTCGGCAGTATGAACAAAGACCACAAACTGGAAGGGAAAATAGGCCTGAGCAAAAGag TTTATCACAGCCAATCAGTATCAACGTTTTTGGAGGAGAACCACTTGGTATCTTCAAGCAAGGACCCACAAACTATGGCACCAAGTTAGAAGTATGGGACCACTTGAACCAGCGAGAGTTGACCCTTGCAACTTCCCAACCACCCTCTAACTACTTTGAGAAGATGTTGCTTTGGACTGAACAAGGCAAAGTTTGGAAGTTTCCTATTAATAATGAACAAG GTATGGAAGAAGAGGAAAATGTACATTTCTctgaacatatatttttagacaGCCATCTAGAGGGCTGGTGTCCCACACGTGGGCCAATCAGGCACTTCATGGAGTTAGTTTGTGTGGGCCTCTCCAAGAATGCCTTCTACACGGTACAGGAGAAAAAGGACCATATTTTATGGTACAAAGAGTATTTTGAATCGAAGAAAGATTTGCTAAATGAGATTGGTGTTTGGGATATTAAACCAACTGAAGCTACCGTGtaa